From the Coffea eugenioides isolate CCC68of chromosome 1, Ceug_1.0, whole genome shotgun sequence genome, the window TCGCGAGCGGTTCGAGTTCGATCAATATCGAATTCGAGCCGAGTTTGAACTCGAACTCAAAATATTAAGTCCGGctcgcgagctcgagtatatatatatatatatatatatatatttatttatttatttattttaagtatatattttttttattttaagtatatatatattttatatttttaaattttaatagtaaaattacatatatattcttaatattttattatttattttattttttcgagctcggctcgaatcAAGTCAAGCTCAAGCTTGAAATTgtcagctcgtcgagctcgagttcaatgaaattatgtcgaggctcggctcgattaggccaaatctcgactcgactcggctcgtttgcagctcTACTTCATATATTCcgagaattaatttttttaggcAATTCTTTTTTGAACCATTAATACCATTTTTGCTAGAAGAAGCAAGAGAATGAGCAAATCAAACAAAGGAAGCATAACGACTCTGCTTAATTCTACCCGTTTAAATCCGGGTGTTTGTGAGCAAGAACAACATAAGAAAGAAAAGGCTACTTTCTAAAATGATTTACTAATGACAGGTTCTGTTTGAATCTAGCCAAAAAGAAATACTACAATTTTAGAGATTAAAAAACTTTAGATAtagatatttatttatttattttgtccAATAGGAAATTGCAAgccttcaattttttctttttatccaATGGAAGACTTCAAGCTTTACAAGAGAGTAGGAGTAACAGTTGCAATTTTCGATATGACTCGAAAACACGGCTCAAACTTGATATAAAATTAATGGATATAAATTTACTCTTCACGAGGTCCAAATCCGAATAACTTGCCAAGTAAACAAGGTCCAAATCAGATCAACCATGGGTTGACCCATTTAATATGAAAGTTTATAATTTAATAAGTAAATTGGAGGATAAAgtaaataaaggaaaatttcacataataaaaaaattagtcTCAGTACTCAATTGTCACTTTTCTACTCATATTTTCTACAAATTACGTAATTTAAACTAAATTCTgctatttaagaaaaaaatgtggTAATCTTCTGGTAAGCATCTAACTATTGGCTGGCTTTGACACAACCGGAGAGACTGCTCAAACTCTCTGAAATCACGGCAGCAAAACTGCCAAGAGCAAATTACacgaggggaaaaagaaggacaCACACAATaatgatttaaaactgtacaacaaattgaaaaagaagagcTTGTCCTCTTAACTTGAAGAATTGACACATGAATAAGTTCTTAATGTTCACCAATAAACTTGGGTCCAAAACTGTTTTACACTGCTGATTTCAGAAAAAGGTAATGAAGCCTCCTAGAGTTgccaaaagaataaaaaggtGTAGAGAGAAGGGGGGATGTATAGAGAGCCAGATGAATGTATATGTTACGTTGGCAAGATCTACATCCATGGACGTTTACAATGGGCAACAATCGCTTTCACCTCTCGAACCAGCTCACATCATTCCATGGATCTTCCAGTAGAGAACAACTCATCACGCCCAGTGATGAAAAACTAATCACCACCTTTACTGCTTGTCATAGGGTCATTGTCTTTGTTTTGGCATTGTTCAAGAATTATATTACAATTGTTCATAGTACGCGCATCAAGCAGACCATGGTTCCATAACTTTATCATGAACAGTCTCCAACACCTGCAAGCAGCATTAGAGAGAATTAAAAACTTGTGAAGGAAAATATAATCATGTGTTAAGTGAACAATCAGAGTAGAAACCTTTCCTCAAAGTAGGCAAATTTATAGAACATCTTTTACAGTAATTAAAAACTAGTGGCATAGGCACATTTGATGTGAACGAAAACCAGATATAATCTGATTGTTATATATGCATATGGCATGATTTTTTATTAGTAGCATCCTCGTCTCCCTCCCTCTTCATGCTTAGAACATTTATCAACAAGCCTTTTGAGAGTGCACGATCACTAAGAGCACGCACCCTCATTATTTTAAATTGTCCAGCCACAAATCAGTTATGGAATTTTCCTTACAAATATATTACTGAAAATAGCAAGTAGAAAGCTAAAGGGATTCCTTAATCCGTTTTCCGTATACACCAATCCATACATACAAATTATATAGTAATATCCTAGCATGCATGTTTCTACCCAGCGCATGCATTTCAGGAAAAACTGGAAAAAGAATTGGAGTTTGGCAGAATAGAAGACAGTCATGTAAAGCATGATTCCAAATTTTACGAAAAAGAGAAACACACAAGTGAACAAAGAGACCCTACCAAAGCAATGCAGGTGCCTGGACAAGATTCTGTGCATGCAACCTTGAAAACGCCTCACAAGCCCAGGGAACATGACCATCTGCCAGCACCCTATGGTAATGACACATGAAACACTTTACATCAAGGACAATCACAATCCAAAATAAAATGTCCTTGTACTGATAAAAGTTTCAACCAGTAAAGCAATAAAATGTTGCAATGCAAAACATTATAGGCTCTGCCCACAACACAGTATGAACTATTACAAACTTCCACAAGTAAGAACAATACTCAAGGTAGAAAGAAAGGGATAATTGCACTCCGGTGGTGCTTTCTGCCGAGCTCATATGCACTCAACAAACATCCAAGATTAAGAATAACAATCGAGACAAAGGAACTATAAATGATACTATATGTCTGGACCACATCGGACTTCAAAAACATTCAACGAATTATCTAATCAgtacgtaattttactatttcaatattcacaaaaaaaaaaagcaaaaagacaTTGCTTCTAGCATAACATAAAATCAACGATAAAGACACATCGAGAGCAAGAACAACAATCACCTTTGTTTTCGAACAAAAGAGTTCCAGAGATGCATCATTTGCTTTTCATCTTTCGTAACATCCACAAAGTCATCTAGCATCTGCAATGAATTAAAATTAAGCATTGCAGCATGAGTTCACCAACAACAAAAGAACAAGTTCGCTGAAATTCAAGGAAGCTTTAATAACATCAGACACATAACCCGAGGCTCCAGCATCAACAAACTCAGTGTCACTTGGTAATATAGTGAGCATGCTTAATAGATGCAGTATAAGCTTAATAGTAGTATAATGACTAGACATACCCTTCGATCTTCCAAATCTGCTACATCATCATCAACTTCATCCTCACTGTCCCGATCAGATAAGACTTGCTCCAATGCCATTGGCTGAATAAAGGGAAATCAAATTTCAGATATTTCATGGCAATAAATATGAAGCAGCTGCCTACTATAGTTTGCTACAAAAAGGATGACATCCAATCCCAAAATATGTTGTGGAGCATCATAACATGTCCAGCAATCTAGACCCTGAAGCAACTATTGGGATACCACCAAGCAAGATAGCAGTCATCAAGTTTGAAACCATATTGACACCAAGGTCTCAAACACCAGGTTTTTGTGCAGTGCATAAAACCAGAATCTGCCTCGCACTCTATTAGTTCAAATTCAAATCTTTGGACCTTAACCAAGAAGACAAAGTATTGTCTGGCTCAGTGAGAGCGATAGGGAACCAAAAATATCAATAAGCATTCCAAATTTATACCAATTAGAACTTCATCAAGGGATTAATAGCTACCATTTCACTGTTAGCCAAGAGACAGATAAAAAGAGCAGAAAAAGGATTCATAAATTAGGAATATCATTCATTTAAAATAACGAAAAGAATCAGTCACCTGAGCTCTGTGTGAATGAAAGAACTGCCTCTTCTGCAACAGCAAACGGCTGGGAGGCAAACCAAAAAGACAAAGAAAGAGACACATCAGACATAAACCAATACCAGCAAATCACACAAGTAGCCTCAGGAGGACAAAACCTAATTCTGTTATCAAAGGgggggaaagaaaagagagggggggggggggggggggggagagagagagagagagagagtctgCTGGCTTTACTTTGGAAGATAAGGAAGCttctcatcaatcaaaaagatcagaaatttcatgatgacaGCTATAAACACAACTTAGACAGAATCTCCAGCAATATGACCCCATAGTACAGATATCACAAAGTAAAAGGGTGCCAATTTAATGTAGATCAACACAAGCAAATAACCTTCCAGCAAAATCAAACACCTAATACAGACACTATTGTCCATGACAAAATTCGAATAGATTTATCCAGAAGCTTGGAACACCAAACTAAATGCAATTAGATGTGTAAAACTTGCTCATTATAATCACTTTGTTAGCATACTTCCTGGGATCCGAGCGTTCAACTGATAACTTCCTTGTTTTTGCAAATTGCAGCACAGTTGGAGGTGCAATGTTACTTCCAGGCACTGAAGGAAGACATTCAGGATCTGCATATGAATTTCCAGCTGAGGATAACCCTGGGATATTTGGACTAGATGCATCATGTTCTACAAATTCTGCAACACCTTCTAATAGTTACAAACAATTTATTAAGTGagacaacaacaacaaaagacCCCTGATTTCAAACTATTTTATGCAACTTTAAGAAGATTGACAAGATGACATGAAGATGTAAGCTTCCAATTCCTCCTCATATGATCAGGAGAAATTGCAATGAGAAGAAACCACTACATAACTCTTAGAAGACACCTTGTCCCCACATGACTTGAACTTGTAAGTGTTTACGTACTAATGCAGCATGATAATGCAGGAACATTTCTACTAGAAAACTGAAGCAGTCAACTAGAGGAGGAGGGGAAGAACAATATTTCTTGGCATTTTAAGCACTATCCAGATTTCGTAGTTCAAGTGAAAACAGATAAGCTCCACTTCCAAGGGCATGCTATCACATCTTACACACACAATAAATAAgtttggatagggtattatttgaaatattatttggaataattactgtagcactttttatgatgtgatgtatgtgagataaaaaggtgattgggaatataaaaaggtgggttggaaaatgtgtttatgatgcaagcgaaataatATTTGGGATAAGTtgactatccaaacaaacccgaTCGATATCATATCTTGGCATTTTAAGCACTATCCAGATTTCGTAGTCCGTCTTCAGAAGTGCATTTCATAAAACTATTCTTGTCAAGAACTAAAACTGAAAAGGTCATACTACTAATACCATACACAGACAGGAGAAAATTTTAAGCCACAACTGGGAAGGTAGTTATAAATAGCTATAGAAAATGCCATTCATGTCATTAGCCATGACATCTGCATCAGTTAATATATAGTCCCTAAACCCCAACTTAAATGTTCCACTAATTTACCCATCTGTAATGAACATCTCATCCTCCAATTCTCTAGGAGAGTAAAGAACTATAACATTACTTCCAAGTACTGACAAAATTATGGCCCATGATTTGAGCTTTCAAATGCTCTAAAGATTATCAAGAAGTATGTCTCAGCACCAGCAAAAGTCCcattgattgcatgttttgaaaGGCAATGACACGTTGGGCCAGACTAAGAAATTTCGCTTTGGGATATATGAAGGTTAAGTTGATGGATCACCCAAAGTGAAAGTCTCATCTAATTTTACAAAAGGAAGTATGCAAATGAACATAAGATAAACTTATATATGACAACTCATACCATCAGTCTTATCAAGAAGTTCGTCAAAAGATGCAGGTAAGCTTGAATCCAAGACAAGCGGATGTACATGCTTCGCATTTTGAACTAGGCTCTTTCTTTTTCGGCGTCTCAATGGCTTTGAACTGCATATACATTATACTGGTCCTTGTCACTAAATTTATCAGATTTCACCAAACTGACAATATATGATGTGCAAAGAATATCAAAACTGAAGCTTAGAAGAGTACATACCAAAAGAAAAACGTTTGCTGCTTGGGATCAACACCATCTGCAACAATCTAGTCACATGGTGCAAAATGTCCATTACATACTTGAGAATGACCCAccctttttttaaaacaaaacgtTGGAAAACAAATTTTCAACCAGCAAAGGACAAAAAAGTACTCTTAGATCACAAGTGAAAAACCTATGATGCAGACGTATCTAAACAAGGCAAAAAATGTGTTTCACAAGTATATATATCTCCCTCGAAATGTAACCAATTTTTTTCATGTAACAACCATAAAAGCATGTCATGGGCACTATTCATACTTTCTTGTTATTTATCCATCAGTTCGCAGACTGATCCTGGAATGGTTAGGCTGGGGTGAACATCTACATCTGTTTACGTCTGTCTACTTCTAGGGCTTCAATACGCTATTAACGAATCAATTGATGAGGGCAATTTAAATCCCTTTAACCAATTACAATTGCATGTCACCATTCCAAGAATCAGGTATAACTTAAATCAATAAATGCACTCTAATGTAATCAGAATAACTCACTAGCAGTAAGAATTACATAATACTTGCCAAAATAACTCCTGACACAACATTAGATTTGTTCATACATCTAAGATTTTTCCTTAGTTCTCATGTTCATTTTATGAGGCATCTGTGTTGATTAAACAATTAGAAGATGTACTATGTCTTACATGTCAAATAAGAATCTAATAAATGTatttatgcatatatatatatatgatgatATTTTGCAATTCCCTCTCCAGTCAATTACAGTACCCAAAAGACCACTTGGACTTGATGAATTGCCAAGAATTTTAAGAGGCGTCTATGTGATTAAACAATTAGGAAGAAGTACCATGTCTTACATGTCAAATTAGAATTTAAAATATGTATCCATGCCTAGACATATGATGATATGCTAGGAGATACTTTTTCTCTATGCAGGActtcaatatttttttattgtaaaaTCACTGGCGTATGACAGTAACTCCACACCATGAACTTTTCATATATGTTCAACTCAATAACCAACATCACAAATATCTCCAATTTAATTTTCCCGTATGAATCAGTCTCCTCACCTCGGATCTCCAAATGTCTGTCTTCACTGACACATTTACAGCTTGATATTCTTCAGTCACCTATATGATAATAGAAGATCAGCTTCCATAGTTCAAGAAAGAAATGTCAGCCTCAAGAAGAAAGCTGAAGTTTACTAACCCAGAATTCAAAGTTGAAGAGATCGTGCGATGTGGATAAATGATACCTCAAGCCCTAAAAGATCACAATACTCATAAGAAACTTTTGAGATACAAATAATCAATTGCATGTATCActtaaaaacaacaaaaaaaaaaaagaaaaaagaaaaatctcaaaACCACAATCACCTTAAAGCTAGCACATTTGACCAAGCAAAAAGGACAGGAGAAGTCTTCAGTAACTGCAAATTCAGAGCAGCTAATAAGTTTATCACCTATACAATGTAAATTATCACCTTGTACCAGTAGGGATGAATGATATTTCATCAAGTTAATCACCTGGTTTTCCAGACAATATAAAATGTGTTTGATCAGAAACTATAGTTAGTAGACATCGTATTACTTTTGCAGAAGACTTTTAAATGACCTTTTGTCAATTTCTCCTAACAGTTAAAAACACCAACTAAAATATGACTTCCCAAACCAATCCATTAACTTAAAAATAGGGAAATAAACCATAGCATTAGAAGAGATGCAACAGAGGAAGAATCATTTTGAGCACTGTTTAACTCCAATGTTCTTTGTGAGTGTTCTGTTGATGCACTTTTCTGTGATACACAACATGGTTTTCAACTTCAAACTTGAAAAGTTAATGGCATCCAGAATAAAGTCAGCTTCATTAGTCCAAGACACCATAGCAGTAGATTATGTGAAGAATTTGGACAGTACGAACAATACAAAATAAAGTAAAACTACAGATAGTGAGCTTTGAATGAAATCCTAGCATACATGTTAATTGCGGTCTAGGTTTTGCCAATTAGCATACCAAATCAAGCCCAACCACATCTGTAAGACTCGAAGATAAGACAGAGTCTAAATCTACATAGATCTAATCCACAAAGATCCAGTTAAATTAAGTCTATCTGTATGATATTAGATGTAAACAAAGATTAACACACAATTTCTTTCAGTAGCTACCATATACATTTAATCTGTAAGATACTCATTAATACTTCAGGCAATTTGGACCTAGCATACTTTAGGATCTAGGCTCATGTCAAAATTTTTAAGTCTTATCAAACATCAGACTTtatgccccaaaaaaaaaaatcagactttagaatttgaaaaaaaaatcaccatcaCAATAAGTTGATAGCACTACTGAAAGGATTCGTCCCAATTGCATTGAAAAGAGATTAATATTACCTTCAGTCCTTTGCAACTTATTGTTATAGTACCTGTagttgaaaactacatttccAGTCCTTAACCTATAATGTGATAGTCAGAGTTAATAATTTGCAGGTTGTATTCACAAGAGACAGATTGGTAATAAGTCAAACATCATTTACAGTAAATATCTTCAGTTCAACAAAGACTGAACCAACAAAAGAGAGGGCTCTGCACTGGTGCCAAATCAAATAAGTGAAATCTAGAATAGCAGGCGTCCTAGGAGTGCAGACATCCTGACATGAAGCTCGATAACATAAAAATGAACTCATGAAATAAACATCCAAAGAAGatattttctgttttcataatgcagcaaaagaaaaggaaggataAACAAACCATATTTATCTAAAAGTCACTTCTTACTCTAAAAGGTAGACTATTTTTTATCTAAGCAAACATAAAAGTcataaaaaaaactattttcaaCTTGAACAATTGCTGATTCAGGCATTAGAGCAAATTTGAACAGGGTTCAATTGTCTTGAGACAATGTGGATTATCATTGGTTTGGATTGGTATAGAATGGAAGTTTAACACCAAAATGCCAGTGTAAGATATGCTCGTTAAACGAATAAGAACTAGTGTGCAAATAGTAGCTCTCTGGCACCAGAAACACTGCAAAGAACTAACCTACATAGAGTGCACACGTGAACTTATGAGTGCAGAAAGATGGGACTTCACCTTACAATATGCGGCAATGACGAGGAGGGGATATCATTATAGGAGTAAGAATCATAAGGAGATCTATCCTTCGCTCCAACTTCTTCTGCAGTGACTATGACTTGCAATTGCTGCGATGAAGCCTTTAATGGCCAAAGCAGTAAAAATCATAACAAAATGATAATTGAACTCAAAGCTGATAAGACCATAATACAGCCACATTAGAGAATTAGGAGTACCAGAGTTCCAGAAGAATGGGCTGTCTGAAATGAAACACATCTATCCTCTTCCAAACAGCTTGACTGTTCAAggaaccacaaaattcatcaaaaaactataagcagaaaaataaaatgcaccACTAGACCTACACATAAGCTAAGAGAATGAAATCGTCCCTCTGTTCATAGCTAAAGACATTAGACTATCAATACGTCACTGAACTGCAACAttcaaaaaattacactttaatTCGTCCCCAGCCATTGATTGAAAGAATAGAACATGATTTAGGGAAAACAAAAAGGTATTTTACTCCCATCTAAAcaaatttaagggaaacaacATAAGCACAAGTTTGTTTTGACAGCAATTTGGGGAAAAAAACATCATGTGTAATATCCTATACTACAGAATGGCTGGGGCGGAAAAACAATTGTTGGCAGCACTAAACTATTTCTTTATGTAATGCTTACCAAAGGATTAAACATGTTCTCACCTTGGAGGCAGCAAAGGGGAACCTGTAGAGACAACTACTCAATGAAGCAGTAGCCAAAGCAAATATATGTTTCCACGTTTTTGGTAAACTTAGGGTAAACAGAGTGCAAAAATCACTGAGCATATTGGATGAAATTATGTTCCCAGGTTGAAAGGAGTCCATAAAAGAACAAATATTGGTTCTATAAAGTCAACATTCCTCCACATATGAAAGAGACACCAAAACGTGGAAATTTTCAAAGAATAAATATTGGTTCTACAAAGTCAACACCCATCCACATATGATAGGGACACCAAAACGTGGAAATTTTCAAACTAGGGGCACCAATATGTGGAAATTTTCAAACCATAGATAAAAAAGTAACCACTCCTGCTAGACAGAATCACAATTTTCTGATGAATCTGTTTTCATATCTTTTAAAAACGTAAACTAAACTTGGGCATTAAGGATTACTATAATGAGTAACATCAGATATATCTATCAATTCATTTATAGTGATGGACGGCTCCAATGTTCTTACAAAAATTGATAATTGACTAACAGTAGCTATACGTTCTAACATACCGTCATAAAACAAGGGTGCATGTCAACAGTAGATAGCATCTCAGCTCTCTCGCCTAAACTCAAGTTTGGAGACTTCTCCCAGGACAAGTGAATTAACTCCATTGGTATCTTGCCCAACAAGCAGTGCCCTCCAGCATTTGCTATTACCAAGACACACACAAATTAAAAAGCTgaagcaaaaaataaaagacaagattAGCAGTTTCCCTACAGTTCAAAGtcatctaatttaaacaaagcagAACTGCAGCAGTGGAGAAACACTTCAATTTATTGAACCTAGGGTGATTTGACTATCATATAGGTTTAATCATCtaagattttgagaaaatacaGTCTTAAGCCAATACTAGGAGAAGCTTCAAGGTTGTCCAAATGCACACAGCTTCTGTCATTTACATGGTAGATGTAGAACTATGAAACTATAGCTTGTTGCTTGTGATGTACACAATCAATAATAAGCTtatgaaaattgaaaaagttcAGGATTTAACATACGTTACCCCACATGCTTGATATAACCATTCTGATGAGTACACCATTTGACTACACACAACTATAAACAAACAATTTGAATTCACCAAGTCAATCAGTTATTTGACTATCAAAACTAGATCTCTGTTTGGATTCTTCAGATTTTCAAATactacaaaaatttttaaaaagtactctaaaaagtagtctaaatttttttttatgtttaaaaaatattctaaaatatattttaaaaactctactactcttaaatattccaaaatattttctaaaaatatcccaaaatatactctaaaaactctgctacagtaaaatttttcaaaaacacccccaaaaacaCCTAATCCAAATGGAGCAGAACCTTATCTGTCAAATGTTAGAATCAGACTTGCTTTAGTAACTGTGAATGCATTAAATTACTTTAGCAAGTGCTTCCCTATGAAATTAGATTAGGTATAATGAAAGAAAAAGTACTCATTAAAATGCAACTAAATACAGTTAACCAAAATGTAAAAAAGATAGCATCCATTTGATTGCTTTTCTCCCAATAATCCAACTTATTTGTCCAGGCTGCGTAGCACCTTAACATTTTGCATGCAAAGGCATCTTTAGGGACCTCTATTCAAAGAACACTAAGAATGAAAAAGCATCACGGCTTACATGAAAATGAGGAAACATCCATGCGATCTCTAGTGAACTCCACTGAAAAGAATGGCATAAGTAGTAGAAATAGCACAGTTAAGATTTCAATATCTGAATATATGATCAAGAAACACGCACACTGGCATACCACGGCTGATGAACAAGATAGCAAGAGAGCCAGATTTTATCTCTGCTGATAGCTTATTGATCTCAGGGAGAATAAAATTTGCTTGAGCATGATTTACTCCTTCATCTCCATGAAAAGAGGTCAATATGCAGGACCGATTGAAATTATAAGAAGCACAACCCTGTGGGACATCAGACTAAGCCAAATTATGAATCTTGGAAGAAAACCACAAGCTTGAACTGATAGGATAAACTGAATGTACTTCTACCTCAGTGAATTCGGCACTAGAAGCAGGTTTTCCTAACATTATGCACAAAGGAAACAGGCTTTGAATTTGAAAACCATCATTTACAGTAGCTGGCAGCGAGACTGTCATTTGTATCCTGGTGATTCAAAATAGTTTAGTCAGAAGCCACTGAAAATGCATTAACATGCAGAACGGATGATAGCACCATTTTTATTACTCAAACGCACCAAAAATTGCAACATGAAACAAGAAACCTTGTAGATACGTTACACATTTCCAAATGAATATATGTCCTCAAATAGCTTTGAATAAGCTCCATGTGAAGTGAAAATCCTAAGCCTCTTGCTCAGCCTTGCATTCTCAATATCATTAAACCCAGAGAAACAAATATTCAACAACCTGAAGACCTACCTTTTCTTAAATTCTCACTGCATTTGAAGATATTAAGACCTTTACATCTTCATCTACTTTAAACTATTTAAAATTTGGCTGGAAACTAATTACTAATGAAAGACAAGCCTAATTAGTACGCCCACACTAAACTGCCCAAATTCTATAAGTAAAACCAGCCAAGCCAAATGTTTTaacggattggctttaatccaacatttaattaaaaaagaaagaaagacagAATCCAAAGCTTTTACAGCAGACCTGCAACTGAAGTCTGTTAAAATTACTGCCAAGAGCTGCTTTGAGAAAAACACAATTACATAAAAAAGTGATAAGGAAAAGAGTTGCAATCTTGGAGACAGAAGGCAACCCAAAACTGAAGGTAAATAGGAAAGGTTCTCCCTACACAGCTACAGCCAATCTAATCCCCTTCAAGGGACATCTCAAAAGttaaaaatccaaaaatataaaaacagcTAGCATAATTCACAGATATATTAGGCAGCAAGGCTGAGAAGATCTTACATCGGATTTTAAGTTTGGACTTCAAATaatgtaaaaaataaaagaatatataCTATGTaaaatggaaaaagagaaaacaattGTTAGTTTCAAGTGAAGCTACCTTCTTTTATGCTTTGCTTGTACTTTGTATCGTAAGCATCTCTGAAGAAATGAAGGCTGCATAAAGACCGATATACAGGTTAGAATCTGGCAGAGCAGTTAGAGTACCATCAGTCTACAATCAATTAAGTTTAAAGGAGAAACCAGAAGCATAAAGTCAAAATATTGTCCTTATTCTCTCTCTTGACAGTACATCTCAAACTACATCACAAAAATATACAAGCTCTTAGATATTTTCAAATATACTACACTTGTCAACTCCATCTCCCTAAATCAGAAACAATTGAAACCAAAACCTCCTAAACTTCGATAAATCGCTTGGCAACTCGATCTACAAAACTAGCATGAGATTTTCAATCAATAGTTCATACATTTTCTCATGGAAACACGACAATATACTTAAACTTCCTGATTCTCTAGTGCAAACTAAATTAGATGTAGTCAGTAACTTCATCAGCTTTCTCCAACATCTGTGTGGATGTTATCCAGTCACGTTATCAAACCCATCTGTGCTCAGGTAAATATGTTC encodes:
- the LOC113763573 gene encoding polycomb group protein EMBRYONIC FLOWER 2 isoform X7; amino-acid sequence: MPGIPLVARETTNSLCNCSCSRGPDQMCRQDSRLNLSAEEEIAAEESLSIYCKPVELYNILQRRAIIDPSFLQRCLRYKVQAKHKRRIQMTVSLPATVNDGFQIQSLFPLCIMLGKPASSAEFTEGCASYNFNRSCILTSFHGDEGVNHAQANFILPEINKLSAEIKSGSLAILFISRVEFTRDRMDVSSFSSNAGGHCLLGKIPMELIHLSWEKSPNLSLGERAEMLSTVDMHPCFMTVPLCCLQGENMFNPLSSCLEEDRCVSFQTAHSSGTLASSQQLQVIVTAEEVGAKDRSPYDSYSYNDIPSSSLPHIVRLRTGNVVFNYRYYNNKLQRTEVTEDFSCPFCLVKCASFKGLRYHLSTSHDLFNFEFWVTEEYQAVNVSVKTDIWRSEIVADGVDPKQQTFFFCSKPLRRRKRKSLVQNAKHVHPLVLDSSLPASFDELLDKTDDPECLPSVPGSNIAPPTVLQFAKTRKLSVERSDPRNRLLLQKRQFFHSHRAQPMALEQVLSDRDSEDEVDDDVADLEDRRMLDDFVDVTKDEKQMMHLWNSFVRKQRVLADGHVPWACEAFSRLHAQNLVQAPALLWCWRLFMIKLWNHGLLDARTMNNCNIILEQCQNKDNDPMTSSKGGD